One window from the genome of Candidatus Chlorohelix allophototropha encodes:
- a CDS encoding IS110 family transposase produces the protein MTTAIYMGIDVGCEKCSISVLRPDKTVVIKPLEFTNDAQGYAFVLTKLESLGVIPAQITIGLEATGRYWENLYHYLARLGYNLILLHPVQTHQFAQRRGLRAKTDALDAGTIVRVVLSDEARPAYVPGDLVATYRELVRLHSNLADEIV, from the coding sequence TTGACAACCGCAATCTACATGGGTATTGATGTAGGTTGTGAGAAGTGTAGTATAAGTGTACTTCGCCCTGACAAAACAGTAGTCATCAAGCCTCTCGAATTTACTAATGACGCGCAAGGTTATGCTTTTGTGCTGACTAAGCTCGAAAGTTTAGGGGTAATACCAGCTCAAATCACCATCGGCTTGGAAGCGACTGGACGTTACTGGGAAAACTTGTATCACTATCTAGCCAGATTGGGTTATAATTTAATTCTTTTACATCCGGTCCAAACCCATCAGTTCGCACAACGTCGTGGTTTACGGGCTAAAACTGATGCCTTGGATGCTGGAACGATTGTCAGGGTAGTCCTAAGCGATGAGGCTCGACCAGCTTATGTGCCAGGTGATTTGGTGGCGACCTATCGCGAATTGGTTCGGCTTCATTCCAACCTAGCCGATGAAATTGTATAA
- the istB gene encoding IS21-like element helper ATPase IstB encodes MNSLEHKLTSLKLGRVKQVYSDWIERARETGMDYGEFLEELLSEELLSRQENQLKKRLHSASFPFEASLEQFDFSRHPELKRSVILRYFDSSFVEKAGNLLLIGASGLGKTHLSIAAGIKMVQLGYTVKFITAQQLANQVIAASTRQEIARILEPLLKCQVLVLDELGYLPMDARVGPALYELISGRYLRGATIITSNKSLSNWGELIEGGDTALMVAIIDRLLHHGEVFYLRGSSYRTLGKESYGLERRQLPPEEKKPEAGTGS; translated from the coding sequence ATGAATAGTCTGGAACATAAACTCACCAGCCTAAAACTGGGCAGGGTAAAACAGGTATACAGCGATTGGATTGAACGGGCACGCGAAACCGGAATGGATTACGGGGAGTTTTTAGAAGAATTGTTAAGCGAAGAGTTGCTATCTCGTCAGGAGAACCAACTCAAAAAGCGTTTGCACTCAGCCAGTTTCCCTTTTGAAGCCAGCCTGGAACAATTCGATTTCAGTCGCCACCCGGAACTGAAGCGCAGCGTGATTTTACGCTATTTCGACAGCAGTTTTGTAGAAAAAGCTGGGAATTTACTCCTAATCGGGGCAAGTGGGCTTGGGAAAACCCATCTTTCGATTGCAGCCGGAATTAAGATGGTGCAGTTGGGTTACACCGTAAAGTTCATTACGGCTCAACAACTGGCGAACCAAGTGATTGCGGCTAGCACTCGCCAGGAAATAGCCAGGATTTTAGAGCCGCTTTTGAAATGTCAGGTGTTGGTATTAGACGAACTGGGCTATTTACCGATGGACGCACGTGTAGGTCCGGCCTTATATGAGCTGATCAGCGGACGTTACCTCAGAGGTGCCACGATCATTACCAGTAACAAAAGCCTTTCTAACTGGGGCGAACTGATCGAGGGTGGTGATACTGCCTTGATGGTGGCGATTATTGACCGTTTATTGCATCACGGAGAAGTTTTTTATTTAAGAGGTAGCAGTTACCGCACTTTAGGAAAGGAGAGTTACGGCTTAGAGCGTCGGCAACTTCCACCAGAAGAAAAGAAACCGGAAGCGGGAACTGGTTCTTAA
- the istA gene encoding IS21 family transposase: MLEVMARSAIKYHRKRGDNYNVIAGKVQHDARTVKRVLNEPSDKVQTRPNRESSVAVFKEQIEGWLEQKLQVKRMLELAWEDPKQPYCGRPTAFYDYVRKLKKARENQAHQVQIRFEGLPGEFLQIDWGEIRGVLFSKQDSVPQTFYFFCARLKYSRFMYVSFQKDMAEETLVRCLVEALNRMGGVPWVITTDNMKTVVLRRDEKNQPVWHPVWQKLALEFEFHPEACAPASGNQKGAVENLVKYTKNNFLAGRTFYDAADLVRQLEEWLGVVNYERTCAATGEIPGSLLEIERKHFSPLPASARDYGLFTSLVVNREGVVIFETNKYSVPAELMGQTLTARIHREWLKLWRGTELVAQHPRCYSRNRRLVIPEHYTQAFEIKPRARTMVWRDWLLNLGPQVYQYVAVICRRQRATMSEQIHQLYALAQQVGLEEFQAAVELATEQQLYGAEYLKGLLLKPAGSGSNAATLKPTQPAVERLLSEYEPLVANRFSAIPEENEIERAVG; this comes from the coding sequence ATGTTAGAAGTTATGGCCAGAAGCGCAATAAAGTACCACCGGAAACGAGGGGACAACTACAACGTAATTGCGGGCAAAGTGCAACATGATGCCCGTACCGTAAAAAGAGTGCTAAATGAACCTAGCGACAAGGTACAAACCCGCCCCAATCGTGAAAGTAGTGTGGCAGTCTTCAAAGAACAGATTGAAGGCTGGCTAGAACAAAAACTACAAGTGAAAAGAATGCTGGAACTAGCGTGGGAAGATCCCAAACAGCCCTACTGTGGCAGACCCACCGCCTTCTATGACTATGTGCGCAAGCTCAAAAAAGCCAGAGAGAACCAGGCTCATCAGGTACAGATACGTTTTGAGGGCTTACCTGGAGAGTTTTTGCAAATAGACTGGGGTGAAATTCGGGGAGTGCTGTTCAGTAAACAAGATAGTGTACCCCAAACCTTCTACTTTTTCTGTGCCCGGCTGAAATACTCGCGTTTTATGTATGTGAGCTTTCAGAAAGATATGGCCGAAGAAACGCTGGTGCGCTGCCTGGTGGAAGCCCTCAACCGGATGGGGGGAGTACCGTGGGTAATTACCACGGATAATATGAAGACGGTGGTACTGAGGCGAGATGAAAAGAACCAACCAGTGTGGCATCCGGTGTGGCAGAAACTGGCACTAGAATTCGAGTTTCACCCGGAAGCCTGTGCCCCGGCCAGCGGAAACCAGAAAGGTGCCGTAGAAAATTTGGTAAAGTATACCAAAAACAATTTTCTAGCTGGTCGTACATTCTACGATGCGGCGGATCTGGTAAGGCAGTTGGAAGAATGGTTAGGGGTAGTGAATTACGAGCGTACATGCGCAGCGACCGGGGAAATTCCGGGTAGCTTACTGGAAATAGAGCGTAAACACTTCAGCCCATTGCCTGCTAGTGCCCGGGATTACGGTTTATTTACCAGCCTGGTGGTAAACCGGGAAGGGGTAGTCATTTTTGAGACCAACAAATATAGCGTACCGGCGGAACTAATGGGACAAACCCTGACAGCCCGGATACATCGGGAATGGCTGAAGTTATGGCGGGGTACGGAACTGGTGGCACAGCACCCCCGTTGTTATTCCCGAAACCGCCGCTTAGTAATACCGGAACATTACACCCAAGCTTTTGAGATCAAACCCAGAGCCAGAACCATGGTGTGGCGGGATTGGTTGTTAAATTTAGGACCGCAAGTGTACCAGTATGTGGCGGTAATCTGTCGACGGCAAAGAGCCACCATGAGTGAACAAATCCACCAACTATACGCGCTGGCCCAGCAGGTAGGGCTGGAAGAATTCCAGGCGGCGGTGGAATTGGCAACGGAACAACAGCTTTACGGGGCGGAATATCTCAAGGGTTTATTACTCAAGCCAGCGGGTTCAGGCAGTAATGCCGCTACCCTCAAGCCCACTCAACCAGCGGTGGAACGGCTACTCAGTGAATACGAACCACTGGTGGCCAACCGTTTTTCGGCCATACCTGAGGAAAATGAAATAGAAAGGGCGGTGGGATGA
- a CDS encoding IS982 family transposase, whose protein sequence is MITNFEDFCTWAFVIIDDLWKELSPAFTRTGPQPACSDSELITLAVVGECKGWDQETELISNWRNYQYLFPHIPERSRFNRRRRNLMGAINSIRQSLLALLDLAQDQQTVLDSLPLPVIEFRQAHFSPARSYWSSQGARYGKVATKKQTIFGYKLQLLVTFNGVIVDFELAGANQPDLRVGLELLENHPGLTVVGDKAYISQSEQQHLEQEQGIKLLTNPRQNQKVEQPAERAKLINHFRQIIETVNGQLAQQFKLEINRAHSFWGLCSRLYSKLAGHTLSIYLNRLLGKPDCLKIKALAFPI, encoded by the coding sequence ATGATAACCAATTTCGAAGATTTTTGCACTTGGGCTTTCGTTATTATTGATGATCTGTGGAAAGAGCTAAGCCCAGCCTTTACACGCACTGGACCACAACCAGCATGCTCTGATAGTGAGCTTATTACCCTGGCTGTGGTGGGTGAGTGTAAAGGCTGGGATCAGGAAACAGAACTGATTAGCAACTGGCGAAACTATCAGTACTTGTTCCCGCATATACCAGAGCGTAGCCGCTTCAACCGACGCAGACGTAATCTGATGGGAGCAATCAATAGTATTCGTCAGTCTCTGTTAGCTTTACTGGACCTGGCACAGGATCAGCAAACTGTGCTGGATAGTCTACCCTTACCGGTTATCGAGTTTAGGCAGGCTCATTTTTCGCCTGCACGCTCTTATTGGAGCAGTCAGGGAGCTCGTTATGGTAAGGTCGCCACTAAGAAACAAACTATTTTTGGCTACAAGTTGCAGTTGCTGGTGACCTTCAATGGTGTGATAGTAGACTTTGAGTTAGCGGGAGCGAACCAGCCTGATTTAAGGGTGGGGCTAGAATTACTGGAAAACCACCCAGGTTTAACAGTGGTAGGGGATAAAGCTTATATCAGCCAGTCTGAACAGCAGCACTTGGAACAGGAGCAGGGAATAAAATTGTTGACTAACCCTCGACAAAATCAAAAAGTGGAACAGCCTGCTGAACGAGCGAAGCTAATCAATCATTTTCGGCAAATAATTGAAACGGTCAATGGGCAGTTAGCGCAGCAATTCAAGCTTGAGATTAACCGGGCGCATAGTTTCTGGGGTTTGTGTAGTCGGTTATACAGCAAGTTAGCTGGTCATACCTTATCGATTTATCTAAACCGTTTATTAGGAAAGCCAGATTGTTTGAAGATCAAAGCCCTGGCTTTCCCTATCTAG
- a CDS encoding heme-dependent oxidative N-demethylase subunit alpha family protein: MVALDGIPLVAGQLCFPNDWCLQDKIGKSFQEIHQPVPTSAEQIGRSSYLMLERIKSDRPTWRANWGIKPSNRLNLATKFKAELQDLYRDITLENVGERCYFRVERQGLLRLPRTQGILFTIHTYQTELKILAQNTGQASRLYGVLKSMPHGRQFKKNGK, translated from the coding sequence ATGGTAGCCCTCGACGGAATACCTCTGGTAGCAGGGCAACTCTGTTTCCCTAACGATTGGTGTTTGCAGGATAAAATCGGAAAATCGTTCCAAGAAATTCATCAGCCGGTTCCAACCTCTGCCGAGCAAATCGGGCGGTCATCCTATCTGATGTTGGAGCGCATAAAGTCAGATAGACCGACCTGGAGAGCTAATTGGGGTATAAAGCCTTCAAACAGGCTCAACCTTGCGACTAAATTCAAAGCGGAATTACAAGACCTGTATCGGGATATTACCCTAGAAAATGTGGGGGAGCGCTGCTATTTTCGGGTAGAACGGCAAGGGCTATTGCGACTGCCTCGTACTCAGGGAATATTATTCACCATTCATACTTATCAAACCGAGCTCAAAATATTAGCGCAGAATACTGGACAGGCTAGCCGTCTTTATGGGGTGTTAAAGAGTATGCCCCATGGTCGTCAATTTAAAAAGAATGGGAAGTAG
- a CDS encoding IS4 family transposase encodes MEKLKQIAGNLQALFNETAQHLAVETGFRQRRSKLDGATFAKALIGGWLSNPEASRSELAQIAKVSKQALDQSFTSQAASYLQALLGWCVEKMLGQEPASLSLLQRFKGVYVLDSSTISLPPTLSAHWQGCGKEGSQSEAGLKLHVGLELLSGALLGPELSPARLHDRQGPHQKLSLPAGALRITDLGYFKLGRLKELEAQAVLYLTKAQTGLQVYGAHQQPLALSKWLGQQSQKLIDRVVEVGVKERLRCRLVAWQVPSGVVQTRQQAFKELARKQQRPVSAERQALSYWSVYLTNLSQEQASPAEVAVLYRLRWQIELLFKLWKSGGGLERWHSHKPWAILCEIYAKLIGQIIQHWLVLAGVWQEAERSLIKASRIVRAHARSLLFRIDNPPHLLQELIYICASMQKGCRLDFATVQI; translated from the coding sequence ATGGAAAAGCTTAAACAAATAGCGGGGAATTTGCAAGCCCTATTTAATGAAACAGCGCAACATCTGGCAGTGGAGACGGGTTTTCGACAACGCCGTTCAAAACTGGATGGCGCCACATTCGCCAAAGCGCTAATCGGAGGCTGGCTGTCCAATCCTGAGGCAAGTCGGAGTGAACTGGCACAAATAGCCAAGGTTAGCAAACAAGCGCTTGACCAGAGTTTTACAAGCCAAGCGGCAAGTTATTTACAGGCTTTGTTAGGTTGGTGTGTAGAAAAAATGCTAGGGCAGGAACCAGCGAGTTTGAGCCTACTGCAACGCTTCAAAGGGGTGTATGTACTGGATAGTTCGACTATCAGTTTACCGCCAACCTTGAGCGCCCATTGGCAAGGGTGTGGGAAAGAGGGTAGTCAAAGTGAGGCTGGTCTGAAACTGCACGTGGGTTTGGAACTGCTAAGCGGGGCGCTACTGGGACCGGAATTAAGTCCAGCCCGTCTGCACGATCGGCAAGGACCGCATCAAAAGCTAAGTTTACCAGCGGGGGCGCTACGGATAACCGATTTAGGCTATTTCAAATTGGGACGATTGAAAGAATTAGAAGCGCAAGCGGTATTGTACCTAACCAAAGCTCAAACCGGACTACAAGTGTACGGGGCGCACCAACAACCCTTAGCTTTGAGTAAATGGTTGGGACAGCAGTCACAAAAGCTGATAGATAGGGTAGTAGAGGTGGGGGTAAAAGAACGTTTGCGCTGTCGGTTAGTGGCATGGCAAGTACCTTCTGGAGTAGTACAAACTCGTCAGCAGGCTTTCAAGGAGTTGGCACGCAAGCAGCAGCGTCCGGTCAGCGCCGAACGTCAAGCCTTAAGCTACTGGAGTGTGTATCTAACCAATCTATCGCAGGAGCAGGCTAGTCCCGCAGAAGTGGCAGTATTGTATCGGTTACGCTGGCAGATTGAACTTCTTTTCAAATTGTGGAAAAGTGGGGGTGGATTGGAACGCTGGCATAGCCACAAGCCTTGGGCGATATTATGCGAAATATATGCCAAACTGATTGGGCAAATTATTCAGCACTGGTTAGTGCTGGCAGGGGTATGGCAAGAAGCGGAACGCAGTCTCATCAAGGCTAGTCGTATTGTGCGAGCACACGCCCGCAGCTTACTGTTTCGTATTGATAATCCGCCCCACTTATTGCAAGAATTGATTTATATTTGTGCTAGTATGCAAAAAGGCTGTCGTTTGGATTTTGCTACCGTACAGATATAA
- a CDS encoding IS4 family transposase: MSDNLRRHRAIKQQLLQLHPQAQGRELQYLTILAMVISGIVGSRHSALPNIAAKVPDKTKRESRIIRMRRLLKNDNFNQKVVYAPFAKQLLSSLCHCPLVLVIDGSQVGAGGMGLVISVVYQGRALPLGWLVVKAKKGHLAQALHIRLLKQVHSLVPSGSQVVFLGDGEFDGCRLLRRLDYYGWQYVCRTAKNSQVWLDEQAHYAISKLGVQPGQVVSQSGVAFSKHEYGPVLVIAVWQKPYREPLYLVSNLALAQEAIRYYKKRFRIETFFSDSKSRGFRLDKSHLDDPKRLERLLLAACLAYLWIVHLGTIALAEGWNRVIHRTERLDLSLFNLGLNLLEHFLNEHLPLPVAFIPFLLEDF; the protein is encoded by the coding sequence ATGAGTGACAACCTTCGCCGACATCGTGCCATAAAACAGCAATTGTTGCAACTCCACCCACAAGCGCAGGGGCGCGAATTACAATATTTAACAATTCTAGCGATGGTGATCAGTGGGATTGTAGGTAGTCGGCATAGTGCGTTGCCTAATATCGCCGCCAAAGTGCCAGATAAAACTAAACGGGAAAGCCGCATCATCCGAATGCGCCGATTGCTCAAAAATGATAACTTTAACCAAAAAGTGGTGTATGCTCCTTTCGCCAAACAATTGCTGAGTAGCCTGTGTCATTGTCCACTGGTACTGGTGATAGATGGCAGTCAGGTTGGTGCTGGTGGAATGGGCTTAGTAATCAGTGTAGTATATCAGGGGCGGGCTTTACCTTTGGGTTGGTTGGTGGTTAAGGCTAAAAAGGGACATTTAGCTCAAGCTTTGCACATCAGATTGTTAAAGCAAGTTCACTCGTTGGTTCCGTCTGGTAGCCAAGTAGTCTTTTTGGGTGATGGTGAATTCGATGGCTGTCGTTTGTTAAGACGGTTAGATTATTACGGTTGGCAGTATGTCTGTCGTACTGCTAAAAATAGCCAGGTCTGGTTGGATGAACAAGCTCATTATGCCATCAGTAAGTTAGGGGTTCAGCCTGGTCAGGTAGTGAGTCAGAGCGGCGTAGCATTCAGCAAACACGAGTACGGACCAGTACTGGTCATAGCGGTCTGGCAAAAGCCTTACCGTGAGCCACTTTATCTGGTGAGTAATTTGGCTCTAGCCCAGGAAGCAATCCGGTACTACAAAAAGAGGTTTAGGATTGAAACCTTCTTTTCCGATAGCAAGAGCCGAGGGTTTCGGCTGGACAAGAGCCATTTGGATGACCCTAAACGGCTAGAAAGGTTATTGTTAGCGGCTTGTCTGGCTTATCTTTGGATTGTACATCTGGGTACGATAGCTTTAGCTGAAGGCTGGAACCGGGTCATTCATCGCACCGAACGACTGGATTTGAGCCTGTTCAATTTAGGTTTGAACCTGCTTGAGCATTTTTTGAATGAACATTTACCCTTACCAGTCGCCTTTATCCCTTTTCTTTTAGAGGATTTCTAA
- a CDS encoding lamin tail domain-containing protein translates to MKLNKQPTKAKKKFRNLSFLLIFVFILLLVPGLSILSQKATAISLDIVISQVYGGGGNSGSTYRNDFIELFNRGSATVSVSGWTVQYASATGNSWATTSLSGNIAPGQYFLVQEGGGTGGTTNLPTPDVTGAINLSATTGKVALVRTSNYLVCGSGIACLPNADIVDFVGYGSSADNAENTPVAALSNTTAALRLSAGCRETNNNNSDFTITAPIPRNSATTLSPCNVSPTPSVPPVGYTPIYTIQGAGLRSPYENQLITTEGVVTAIKSSSGVGFFMQDPSGDGNNNTSDAIFVFTSTTPTVTVGNRVRVSGAVTEYQRLPADQPLTEITSATITDLGASQLLPTSVRISLTTSGAGIRQPPLATIYSTSTFDPTTDALDFYESLEGMLVRVDNAVVVGPTSSGSEFWIVPDNGIGASGFTTRSAIAISSDDFNPERILVDNNVLGSPNPQVALGDRITAPITGLLDYGSTSSSSGQYRLQTVAAITAIDTSQRPPQTSLTALSNSNYLRIASYNIENFNALPENATRLAVIADHIRLNLGAPDILTLVEVQDDNGTGTGITTAEANMSALSVAISSAGGPAYSWRYVSPQANQDGGAINGNIRVVFFYRTDRGLSFVERGSAGPTDATQVNADGSLTLSPGRVDPTNSAFLDSRKPLAGEFSFNGQRLIVIANHFNSRIGDDSLYGSNQPPVLNTEAKRLNQARVVRTFVNMLLTADPNARVVVTGDLNDYEFSAAARILKQGAADLPVSPAQGLIDAVENVALTAGRYTYIYEGNAQTIDHIFYSNTLSPQVVTSAIVHLNAGKLASDLSRASDHEAVVTDFDFTQTSCNPYIIKFTSDDGTDTCGNLSFALKSAATNGNPLVITFASNVAQLTINVSLPALTSGVSVDAGCRADTATGRGIPKVRLLAGNGLSGDALQLSGNNSINGLSITGFSGAALHLSGSNNTVTCNWLGSADGLNPASNGTGVRLAPGANNNRFGTEGNQIGGNLISGNTQYGIWAEGGVGNKFYYNLIGYNSDGQAYLRNGASSLLVLGGAQLQFGKGNRIAVHP, encoded by the coding sequence TTGAAGCTAAACAAGCAACCCACTAAAGCGAAGAAAAAGTTTCGGAACTTATCTTTTCTTCTTATATTCGTGTTCATCTTGTTATTAGTTCCGGGACTCTCTATTCTTTCTCAAAAAGCTACAGCCATAAGCCTTGATATAGTTATCAGCCAAGTTTATGGAGGTGGCGGCAACAGCGGTTCTACCTATCGCAACGACTTTATAGAGCTTTTTAATCGTGGTAGCGCCACCGTGAGCGTTTCAGGCTGGACGGTGCAATATGCCAGTGCCACCGGAAACAGTTGGGCAACTACGTCACTTTCCGGCAATATTGCGCCCGGTCAATATTTTCTGGTGCAGGAGGGCGGTGGCACTGGTGGTACTACCAATCTGCCAACCCCCGATGTTACCGGCGCTATAAATCTGAGCGCAACCACCGGGAAAGTGGCGCTGGTACGAACTTCAAACTATCTTGTCTGTGGGAGTGGTATCGCGTGCCTACCTAACGCTGATATTGTTGATTTTGTGGGCTACGGCAGCAGCGCAGATAACGCGGAAAATACGCCCGTAGCTGCCTTGAGCAACACCACTGCCGCCTTACGTCTGTCGGCGGGCTGTCGTGAAACCAACAATAACAACAGCGATTTTACTATCACTGCGCCAATACCTCGAAACTCGGCTACTACCCTTTCGCCTTGCAACGTTTCTCCTACGCCTAGTGTTCCACCCGTTGGCTACACCCCGATTTACACTATTCAGGGCGCGGGCTTGCGTTCGCCCTATGAAAACCAGTTGATAACTACTGAGGGAGTTGTAACGGCAATAAAAAGCAGTAGCGGCGTGGGCTTTTTCATGCAAGACCCTTCAGGCGATGGAAACAATAATACTTCAGATGCTATATTTGTTTTTACCAGCACTACACCAACCGTAACAGTAGGAAATCGGGTGCGAGTCAGTGGCGCTGTTACCGAATACCAGCGTTTGCCAGCCGACCAGCCTTTAACCGAAATCACAAGCGCCACTATAACGGATTTAGGGGCGAGCCAGCTTTTACCTACTTCTGTAAGAATCAGCCTTACCACAAGCGGGGCGGGCATCCGACAACCACCGCTTGCTACCATCTATTCGACCTCTACATTTGACCCTACTACCGACGCGCTGGATTTTTACGAATCGCTGGAAGGTATGCTGGTAAGAGTGGATAATGCGGTAGTGGTTGGACCTACTTCATCCGGCAGCGAGTTCTGGATTGTACCGGATAATGGAATCGGCGCATCGGGTTTTACTACGCGCAGTGCTATTGCTATTTCTAGCGATGACTTCAACCCAGAGCGTATTCTGGTGGATAATAACGTGCTGGGGAGTCCAAACCCGCAAGTAGCGCTTGGTGACCGGATTACTGCCCCTATCACCGGGCTGCTCGATTATGGCTCAACTTCCAGCAGTTCAGGGCAATATCGGCTTCAGACGGTTGCTGCTATTACCGCGATTGATACCAGCCAACGTCCGCCTCAAACCAGTTTGACGGCGCTTTCAAATTCCAATTATCTGCGAATTGCCAGCTACAATATTGAGAATTTTAATGCTTTGCCGGAAAATGCAACGCGCCTCGCTGTAATCGCTGACCACATTCGGCTCAATCTGGGCGCGCCCGATATTCTAACACTAGTAGAAGTGCAGGACGACAACGGCACTGGTACTGGCATTACTACCGCTGAAGCAAATATGAGCGCCTTGAGTGTTGCTATCAGTTCGGCGGGTGGTCCGGCTTATAGCTGGCGTTATGTCAGCCCACAGGCAAATCAGGATGGCGGGGCAATAAACGGCAATATTCGAGTAGTTTTTTTCTATCGCACCGACCGGGGTTTGAGCTTTGTAGAGCGGGGTAGCGCGGGACCAACCGATGCCACCCAAGTCAATGCGGATGGCTCTCTAACGCTCAGTCCGGGGCGAGTTGACCCCACCAATTCTGCCTTTCTGGATAGCCGTAAGCCGCTGGCGGGTGAATTTAGCTTCAATGGGCAGCGGCTTATCGTAATCGCCAATCACTTCAATTCTAGGATTGGGGATGATTCACTTTATGGAAGTAATCAACCGCCCGTCCTGAATACAGAGGCAAAACGATTGAACCAGGCACGGGTGGTACGCACTTTCGTAAATATGCTTTTGACTGCCGACCCGAATGCCCGCGTAGTGGTAACCGGAGACTTAAACGATTACGAATTTTCAGCTGCTGCTAGAATCTTGAAGCAAGGCGCGGCTGACTTGCCCGTTTCTCCGGCACAGGGATTAATAGATGCTGTCGAGAATGTAGCGCTTACTGCCGGGCGTTATACCTATATCTATGAGGGCAATGCCCAAACGATTGACCATATTTTTTACAGCAATACGCTAAGCCCACAGGTAGTAACAAGCGCAATAGTACATCTTAACGCCGGTAAGTTAGCCAGCGACCTCTCACGCGCCAGCGACCATGAGGCGGTGGTTACAGACTTCGACTTTACTCAAACCAGTTGCAATCCTTATATAATCAAATTTACCAGCGATGATGGCACAGATACTTGCGGTAATCTGTCCTTTGCCTTGAAAAGCGCAGCAACTAACGGCAATCCGCTTGTGATCACTTTCGCTTCTAATGTGGCGCAACTTACGATTAATGTGTCATTGCCTGCCTTGACTTCAGGTGTCTCTGTTGATGCAGGTTGTAGGGCCGACACTGCCACAGGTAGAGGCATACCAAAAGTGAGATTGCTGGCAGGAAACGGGCTAAGCGGTGATGCCTTGCAACTCTCCGGTAATAACTCTATTAATGGACTCTCGATTACGGGTTTTAGCGGGGCAGCCTTGCACCTGAGCGGCAGCAATAATACGGTTACCTGTAATTGGCTTGGTAGCGCTGATGGGCTGAACCCTGCTTCAAATGGAACGGGGGTGCGGCTTGCTCCCGGTGCGAATAATAATCGTTTCGGAACTGAGGGAAATCAAATCGGTGGGAATCTTATCAGCGGGAATACTCAATATGGGATTTGGGCAGAAGGCGGAGTCGGCAACAAATTTTATTACAACCTGATCGGCTATAATTCTGACGGGCAGGCTTATTTACGCAACGGCGCAAGCAGTCTGCTAGTTCTTGGTGGGGCGCAACTTCAATTCGGTAAAGGGAATAGGATAGCAGTTCACCCTTGA
- a CDS encoding response regulator transcription factor, producing MADKTILVVDDERNIVELLKIYLGNEGYNVEVAFNGREALRLHKQLNPALILLDLMLPELDGYEVCRQIRRESNTPIIMLTAKGDDVDTIVGLELGADDYMAKPFNPREVIARVKAVLRRSEHTTDPLNDKSIIIELGNTRIDLARHEVSVNGKLIELRAKEFDLLKVLSQNTGIVLDRDRLLNLVWGYEYFGDTRTVDVHVAHVRDKLEGSSAQIQTIRGSGYKLVIVG from the coding sequence ATGGCGGACAAGACAATTCTTGTGGTGGACGATGAACGCAATATCGTCGAGTTACTTAAAATTTATCTAGGTAACGAAGGATATAACGTAGAGGTGGCTTTTAACGGGCGAGAAGCGCTGCGTTTACACAAACAGCTAAACCCTGCGCTGATACTGCTCGACTTGATGCTACCGGAACTAGATGGTTATGAGGTTTGCCGCCAAATCAGGCGCGAGAGCAATACCCCAATTATTATGCTAACTGCCAAAGGCGATGATGTAGATACTATCGTGGGGCTTGAGTTGGGCGCAGATGACTACATGGCAAAACCTTTCAACCCGCGCGAGGTAATAGCCAGAGTCAAGGCGGTTTTAAGACGCTCTGAGCATACCACCGACCCGTTGAATGATAAAAGTATAATAATTGAATTGGGCAACACCCGAATAGACCTAGCCAGACACGAAGTATCTGTTAATGGGAAATTAATCGAATTACGCGCTAAAGAATTTGACTTGCTTAAAGTTTTGTCACAAAATACAGGTATAGTGTTAGATCGCGATCGCTTATTGAACCTTGTGTGGGGCTATGAGTATTTTGGCGATACCCGCACCGTCGATGTTCATGTAGCCCATGTGCGGGATAAACTTGAGGGTAGTTCTGCACAGATTCAGACTATCAGAGGAAGTGGCTACAAACTTGTAATTGTTGGATAG